CCCGGAGCGAAAACCGTGGCACCCGAAGTGCAGAAACGGAAAGGAGTGGTGACCTGAGTAGTAGTCACAGGACTACCTTCACGCGTCAGATTATTCCAGTAACGGGCAGTGAAACCAGGGCCATCCACCGACTTACATTGGCTGAATGCACTATGAATCAAGGTTCTTTCTACCCACGGGCAACCTTGTTCATAAATCAGTTTATCATCAGCGCCGAGCAAATTCCGCACTCCATCCAGAATAGTTACGGTGTGCGGCGGCATTCCATTGTAATTTCCCCATTGCATGACAGAATCATTGGCATTGGGGCCCATAACAGCTACTGTCAGCCCTCCACGCCTCAACGGCAAAAAGTTATCCTTATTCATCAGTAACGTCATGGACTTACGGGCTATTTTCAATGCCAATGAATCATGGGCAGCAGAAGCAACTACAGAGAAAGGTATTTTTGCCCAGGATACTTTTTCCAAATCATCCATCTCTCCCAGCTCAAAACGAGCTTTCAACAAACGCCTCACGGAAGTATTTACTTTTTCTTCAGAGATCAACCCTTTTTTTACACTTTCCACCAAAGCTTTATAGCTGGAACCACATTCCAAATCAGTACCACTCACTACAGCTGCGGCAGAAGCAGACTCAGCATCCGGATGCGTGTGGTGTCCACGGTCATTATAAAAATCGGCAATGGCACCACAATCGGACACAACTATACCATCAAATCCCCATTCATCGCGTAAGATTTGCATTAACAAGCGGTTGCTGCCACAACAAGGTTCACCTTCAAAACGGTTGTAAGCGCACATCACTTCTTTTACTTCTCCTTCTTTCACTAAGGCTTCGAAAGGTGGCAAATATGTTTCATACAAATCGCGAGGTTTGATATTCTCTGCATTAAAAGAATGGCGGTTCCATTCGGGACCGGAGTGTACGGCAAAGTGCTTGGCACAAGCATGCAACTTATCATAGTTTCCGTCTGCAGGGCCCTGCAACCCTTTTACTACCATTACTCCCATCCGGCTTGTAAGATAAGGGTCTTCGCCATAGGTTTCGATACCTCTCCCCCAACGCGGGTCACGATAAATATTGACAGTAGGCGTCCACATAGTTAATCCCTGATAACGCTCACGGCTGTCTTTAGATGAATAATAAGTATTCTTGGCACGCGCCTCATCAGACACGGCAGTGAATACATCATATACCGTTTCGGGGCTAAATGACGCAGCCATACCTATAGGCTGAGGAAAAACGGTAGCTAACCCTGCACGAGCAACCCCATGCAGTGCCTCATTCCACCAATTATACGGTTTTATATCCAATCGTTCCACGGGACGGGAACCATCCATCATAAGTTGTACCTTTTCTTCCAGTGTCAGTTCTTTCACCAACAGGTCTGCACGTTCTTCAGGAGACAATGAGGTGTTTTTGTAAGATACTTGTCCACAACCGGTCAAGACTAAAATAGGTAATAGATAAAAAAGTTTCTGTTTCATACTTTAAAGCTCAATTAATAGAACTTTGCAAAAGTACAAAACAGAAACTTCTTTTATGGGGAAATATTAGTTGTTGAAGTGTATTTTTTTACTCTTCGTACATCTTATCTATCAACTCCTTGTAGTTCTTTGCAACTACAGGGCGCTTCAACTTCAAAGTATTAGTCAGTTCACCACGTTCCATGCTGAAAGGTTCGGGTAAAAGAGTAAAGCGCTTCACTTGCTCATAGTGTGCAAACTGCTGTTGCAAGGTATCTATGCGAGCACGGAACAAACCGATCACCTTAGGATGCTGCAGCAGTTCTTCCATATTCTTATATTCAATCCCTTTTTCCTTGGCATAATCTTTCACGAAGCCATAGACCGGAACAATAAGGGCAGACACAAATTTACGCTGGTCGGCAATAATGGCAATCTGATCAATGTAACGATCAATAGCCAGTTTCGTCTCCAACGCTTGCGGACTGACATATTTACCATTGGAAGTCTTGAACAAATCCTTGATACGTTCAGTCAGATAAAGCTGATCACCTTTCAGG
This window of the Bacteroides intestinalis DSM 17393 genome carries:
- the xyl3A gene encoding xylan 1,4-beta-xylosidase, with protein sequence MKQKLFYLLPILVLTGCGQVSYKNTSLSPEERADLLVKELTLEEKVQLMMDGSRPVERLDIKPYNWWNEALHGVARAGLATVFPQPIGMAASFSPETVYDVFTAVSDEARAKNTYYSSKDSRERYQGLTMWTPTVNIYRDPRWGRGIETYGEDPYLTSRMGVMVVKGLQGPADGNYDKLHACAKHFAVHSGPEWNRHSFNAENIKPRDLYETYLPPFEALVKEGEVKEVMCAYNRFEGEPCCGSNRLLMQILRDEWGFDGIVVSDCGAIADFYNDRGHHTHPDAESASAAAVVSGTDLECGSSYKALVESVKKGLISEEKVNTSVRRLLKARFELGEMDDLEKVSWAKIPFSVVASAAHDSLALKIARKSMTLLMNKDNFLPLRRGGLTVAVMGPNANDSVMQWGNYNGMPPHTVTILDGVRNLLGADDKLIYEQGCPWVERTLIHSAFSQCKSVDGPGFTARYWNNLTREGSPVTTTQVTTPFRFCTSGATVFAPGVNLTDFSATYNSVFTPVQSGEIVLEVYCYGNGRLRVNGEEVKSFSNKHGARKTTHAMKVQAGQSYDIELDFEYLRSDAQLNFDLGFKREVDIQKSVEQVKEADIVIFASGISPSLEGEEMGVNLPGFKKGDRTDIELPAVQRELIDALYRAGKKIVLVNCSGSPIGLEPETKKCEAILQAWYPGQQGGTAVAEVLFGDYNPAGRLPVTFYRNVSQLPDFEDYNMAGRTYRYMQDTPLFPFGYGLSYTTFSYDKVVLDKSEVTAGQTLKLTVPVTNTGKRDGEEVVQVYLKKQGDAEGPVKTLRAFKRVFIPAGQTTNIEFDLKDKELEWWDEQTNTVRVCSGTYDIMVGGSSEDESLQQTLVTIK